In the genome of Dromiciops gliroides isolate mDroGli1 chromosome 1, mDroGli1.pri, whole genome shotgun sequence, the window ggccataAAACATCAATTACCCCTTCacttgggggtgggaggtagagACCCTAAAATACTGGCCATTGCTAAGAAGAAAATGGTGAGGTTGGGACAGGAAGGGGTACACCAGAGCCAGTGGCAGAGGAAGTACAGGCCACCTGCTAGTTTCCTATTTGAGCTAATTTGCTCTGCTAACTAGGCACTAAATTCagattttgggtcttttttttttttttttagctatccAGGACTACAAATGCTGTCCACTAGATTTTAGGAACCCAAGATAAAAATACAGTTGCCCTGTCTTAGTTACAGCTCTTCAAAACACCATGTGCCCAAGGCCAGAAACTTTTCTGCTTTTGTGGTGTCTGCTGTCTTCCCACTCAGTACATCTGAAGTTATCTAGAGACCTGGGAAAATTATagcagatttttatttatttaaaaagaagaggaagtacagagcagtggatagagaaggccgaccttgaagccaggaagactttgGCTCAAGCTTCAGCTCTGCCACATCCAGGCTCAGTGACCCTGAACCTGCCTCTTGAGCTCATTGCATTCTAGGGACTCAGTTGCAGGGATGGTAACCACTTGCAATGGCTGAGGGTATTATCTCATGTGGGAGCTCCCTgtaccagtgaaattacaggtccattCCCTAATCCTATCCCTAAAAAAAGCTTCCTATAATCTGCTTGTCCTTAAGCAAGTCCTTTCACCActggagctcagtttccttatctgtataccATGGGGATGATGTCTCCTGAAATCCTGATGTCACAGGGATGGTAATAAGGAAAGCACCATTTCCACTATTAAAGCACTATAGGAATATGCCCTACCATTATAATTACCATCTAACAGTATTGGCCATAACATAACAATAGAACCCCAGTAAAAGTCTGTGCTTGGGGGCTTATGCAAACATGGGCTTAATGAGTATTTTGTCCACAAATCAGGAAAGTGCTCTATAAACTTGAAATTGGTATCTAAATGGGAGCTATTGGGCTTTATTAAATCAACTCTCAGATAAATGCATCTGAAAAGAGTCCTTTTCTCTAGGAGGTAAAATTTCCATGTGTGTGAGCCATGGAGAAAGAGAGCCTGGGGATGGTGCAAAAGTAGCAagtgggaaaatggaaaagaaagaagaaagcttaGAGATGTAGACCACTTGTCTTTATTTCAATAGGTCACTTAGAGACATGGTCACTGGAGGATGACGTGAGTGAGTAGAGTGAAGCTGGCAAAGGCCAGAAGCCCCCTAAGAGCCTTGGTCACAGTGAAGAGGCCAAATCCAGGCTAAGTAGGACAGGAGGCAGGGTggtagagacagagaggaaacgCCCTCTAGAGAGAGGTCATGTCGTTGAGTGCGTGGTCCAGCTCCTCACTGATCGCTTTGTATTTCAGTTTCTGGGCGTACAGCTCGTCTGCCGAGCACAAGGAGCGGTGGAGAACGAACAGAGGGAAGGAATGCAAGGGAGAGAATGCAGGGGTTGGAAGGAAGCAATAACAGATTtgcaatgggagaaaaaaaagtgaggaaaatgtgtaaatgagagaaagtgaaagaaaaaaccaaaagttCACAAAATAATGTCTAAACTACTTAAAGATAGATGGAGGATTTGGTCATTGGAACATTAATACACATGCCTCAAACATTTAGGTCTCTGAAGGGGACAAACGCCACCTGACCAATCATTTTTTACTTCTAATGGCACAATATCATCCAgttatatttaaattattcttatataatatttactataatataatttaatatagttACATATTTAACAGGTCATCCCCCTTGTCCAACCACACATACATCATCTATCCTCttattaggggttttttttttttgtacttattAGGTTTTAAACTCCCTAAAGATAGGGACTATGTCTTATTCCTTCAGCTGACCTTTTTCTTTCCACCCTCAGATACCAGAGAGTATCATCGTATAATTCTCTAATGCACTTAtcatataatattacatattatagtTATTGGTGTTGGTATCATCTCTCTACTTCTGAGGTGTCAAACTGGAGTatggccagaaccagattaaaatgtaattggaaaatgctgaacaaattaaataaaaatatgatgcaacataatgttaatttgtggttttctaaaaaaattgtggttttctaagtcaatatccaTTTCTGTTGTTTGCCAGTACTGCTCTACTAGACTGGGAGTTCCTTGAGAGCCGGGTTGATGTCTTATTTATGTTTGCCAGGACCTAACAGAAGACTTTACATTTTGCTGATTGACTGCAACCCGGTATCTTTTCCCATGCCCTGAATAAAGCAGTCtctgataaatatatataaaagaccAGTGAATgctacagttggaagggaccttgaagatcacctagtccagtaccttcattttttagatggggaaactgaggtcccaagtAATGCAACTGCAAGTTAATGGTAGAGCTACTCTGATTCTTTTATTCTCCATTTAAAGTAAGACCATCACTCTACCCCTTAAATGGAATGGGGGTAACAAGTACTATGAGCTTTAAATAGACATGTAaatttatatatgtctatacacacatacatatattattataatattataaataaatacaaagcaccCCTGAATAATGTATTTATATGCTTAGCagagtacttggcacacagtaggtactacaGAAATATTAGCTCTAATTATTATTactgaaaaatctaaataaaattttctaaGAAATCTGTTTTCAATTCTGTGATCTCTTTTAGACCTTAGAGCTCATCAAATCCAGGGGTTCTTGACCCagggtccatgaatttgttttaaaatattttggggggaagctgggtggtgcagtagatagagcacaggtcctggattcaggaggacctgagttcaaatccggcctcagacacttgacacttactagctgtgtgaccttgggcaagtcacttaacacccccccccatttggtaactgtatttcaacataattgtgtttatttgtaatcttatgtatttttattttattaacttaaaagcattctattttaaaaggacccataggtttcactagactgcctgccaaaggggtccatgacacaaacaaggttaagaacccctaatctTGTCCATCTCTCATttgacaggtggggaaactgaggatcacaGAAAAGAAATGCTTTGAATATTGTAGGCATTTGACAAATGCCTCTTGAATTAATGAGActcaaccagggtcacacaggcagagcTAGAATTCCTTCTAAGAAATGGTAAATAACCTATTGGTGACGCTTTAGTTTGACAGCAGCCTATTAAGAGTCTTATGAGGAAAATGCCATCCCtctgaggagaagggaagggacataTTTATACAGGCATGTCATACCTTCCAGGTCATCAATGGTCTTTTCCAGTTTTGCAACAGTTCTTTCTGCAAACTCAGCCCGGGTCTCAGCctagggaaaaggaggaaaacaaaccCATTGCAACAAAGGCCAGCACAGGGAGAATCATTAAGTCATCACCACGAGCCAACTTACCTCTTTAAGTTTGTCAGACAGaagtttgatttcttcttcatatttatcCTCTTTTTCAGAATactgtaaaaacaacaacatcatcaCCTTGATGTGATTTTATCCCATGCAGAGACTAGCTTCTGAACCAAGCTGATAGAGAGACCTAGAGCTAAAAGCAGGGACGTGCTGGAGGCAGCTCTAACTGGCTGGGATTGTTACGTTTTTCAACATGTTACATGTTACATTTCATAAATCACTATAATTTAGAgcttgatttctgttttgttgattttttttaggtGTAAGAAGTCTGAATAATTAGATTCAACTTAAAAGTACATGCAGACATGTTTTCTCCAGAGAGCCCCATTGTTAAACATTGACCAGCACACCCCTatattgctctataaacattgtTTGAGCTCAGCAGGAAGGCCATGGAAGGCTCAAGGAATGAATAAACTACAGACCTGGGGACTGCAGGCTAACAATAATACcaataactggcatttacatagtgctttaagatttgaaaagtactATATATCCTTGGATGGAAGGGGAGATCTCAGaaagtccaacccatacctgaatgtGAATCTCTTCCCCATCCTATCTGAAAAAGAACCATCCAAGGCTCCCTGTGAGACAAGCCTACTACCTCCTGAGGCGGGCTGTTCCACATTGGGACAGCATTCATGGTCAGGAAGTTTTCTCCTTATCaggtctaaatttgcctcttaaCAATTTCCTCCCATGGCTTTCTTtgatctaatctctcttccacatgacactCCAAAGACTTGAAGAGCCCCGAgtcttctctgggctaaacacCCCTGGTTCCTTCAACTAAGCCTCATGTGGTATGAACCCAAGGACCTTTCCCATTCCTGTGACCCCACTTTGGACCCTCTCCACCTTATCAATGTGTACCCACAGTACTGTCATCTGCTTTGTCCTAGGACTGACacctggtttttttttgttttgtttgtttgtttttagcaaggcaattggggttaagtgacttgcccagggtcacacaggtattaagtgttaagtgtctgaggctggatttgaactcaggtactcctgactccagggctggtgctctatccactgcgccacctagctgccccctgacaccTGTTTTAATGCGGCCCAAAGCCACTTTCACCTTCCTGTCTGTCATGTTGACTTGGCTCATAATGAATTTGGAGTCTACTAAATcctccaaattcttcatttttttttcagatgaactctGCTTGGGAGGTTGACTTTTTGATTCCCAGtgaatactttatattttttccctcaTAAAATTAATCTTTTCAGATTTGGCCCAGTGTCCAGTGTGTTTGCTATTTCTCCCAgttttatgtcatctgcaaatttaataagCGTGTCACCTGTGTTTAAAtgtctttctccctaaacccgtTCTTCTGATTTTATTACTTCTCCCTCTGGCTCCCATGTTTGTAACCTTGGCATCGTCTTTGACTCTTATCTCCCTCCTTCACTtctatccaatcagttaccagtCTGCTGTTTCACCTTTGTAATAAGCTCTCaaatctgtctcctctctgtcccCACAGTTTCCACCCTGGCACAAGCTTTCATTGTCATCTGCATGGAGCACCGCATGACCCTTTTAACTAGCTTTCCTGTCTCTACTCTCCCAGTTCcctgttgttgtccagttgtgaccccttttgggcttttcttggggtggtttaccatttccttctacagttcatttgacagatgaagaaactgaggtaaacaaggttgtgtggcttgcccagggtcacatagctagtaagtatctgaggtcaaatttgaacttaggtcctcctgatttcaggtctggtactctagtcactgggccacctagctgcccaactctcCCAACCCCCAAACCCATCTAATCCATCCTTCTTCACATGCTTCCAGACTAATTTTTATGCATGAATCTGATCACCTCACTCCTTCACTCAaaaatctccagtggctccctactgtctATGGAGTATAGTTCAAACACCTttgaattcaaagcccttcataatccaGGGCCAATTTACCCTTTTAGGCTTCTAGAAAACTACTCCCCTCTATTTAAGCTGGGTTATTTTCCATCTCTTGAAAATACTCCCCATTTGCCCAGCTTCATGCCTTTGCTCACATTGTTCTTTAGGCCTGGAatgactttcttctttctttgccttctgaATTATGACCTGTATTTTAATGCCACCACCTACCTGAAGCTTCACCAATCTTCCCCCGTATCCCCCATTTGCTAAGACCTTCTCTCTTGGACATCATTGAAACATGATCTGTGTCTACTCTACGCATTATGTATTTAGTTCTGTTTCTTATCTACTTGCTAGGCTATAACTTCATGAGGCCAGGAACAAGGTTTCAGCTAAACTTtgtgctttgcacagtgctctACACACTTAATAAAAGTCTAATTAACcagagaagaaatatttttagaagGTAGAATTTCTCTATGAAATAGAGAAGAACATTGAGAGAAGCTCTCTCCAACTTGTCCCTATGAAACTACCCGAGAATTCTGATGGAAAAGGCTTCAGTTGAGAGGTGGGATTTGGTACAGTCCTGGCTTTGTGATTATCTAGCTGTATCCTTGAGAATCACCCATAAACTCTCTGGGCTACAGTTTCCCCATATGGTGAATGGGTATATTAATATATGCCTTGCTCACAGGATTGTCGTAAAGAAATGTGAAAGTGTTCTGCAGATTATAATGTGttttatacaaatgtatatacatgcatacacatatatacatatgcaaataacacacacacacacacacacacacacacacacacacacacacacacacacggcacaaccttttttttttttttttttgggcagggcaattggggttaagtgacttgcccagggtcacacagctaataagtgtcaagtgtctgaggccggctttgaactcaggtactcctgaatccagggccagtgctttatccactgcgccacctagccgcccctacggCACaacttttaatgatttttttggtATTGGGGTCATTGGTATTCGGGTCTTCCAAATCCTATTCCTGAGGTCCTTAGACTGCTTGACTCCCAGAATAATTACATCTACGGTAAAACAGAATTTCAAGGGACCCATAGGATTCTATATTCTTCTAAGACCCTTTGGTCTTAGAAAAGAGTGCTCTGTTAACTTCTCTCTTCATTTCAGTTTGCCCATTTGATGGCAATAGCAGATGGTTTAACAAACTCAGACCATGGGAGTTCCAGACTTTGAATGCCTTCTTTTGTAAGGGgtagagtggaggggaaaaaatcccaTCAGACCTGGAACCAGAGGCATGCTCAGGGCAAGGTACAATTTCTAAGGTTTTGgaccattttgtttgtttgtttgtttgttttttttagtgaggcaattggggttaagtgacttgcccaggatcacacagctagtaagtgttaaatgtctgaggccggatttgaactcaggtactcctgactccagggccggtgctctatccactgcaccacctagctgccccctgcttgggACCATTTTTGATCCTAAACGTTGCCATGACCATCAAACAAGGGTGAGTTAACAACCCGCAGGAAAACCAGCCAACCCCTGACCTTCTCAGATGCAGCCTCCAAGGATTTCAGGTTGTTGGTGACGTTCTTCAGCTCCTCTTCCAGATCACCACATTTACTGCACAAAGAGAAGAGCAAATCAGGGGCTCGGAGAAGCACaaacagatgagataatgtaagcTCCTGTAGGGCAAGATCTCTCTTTTTTGGACTTTGTATCCCACTGCCTAGCTCAATggccggcacatagtaggcactttataaatgcttattgattgactggtcTATTCAGGGATCTTCCTTAGCCAGGGGAGCACTCTCGTGGCCAGGGCCCTGACAGGCCAGCCAGCCACAAACTCAGCTACTAGCTagaggattttctttctttctttcttttctctctttctctttttaaaaaatggatttcctGAGACATATTTGCTACACGCTTATCTACATTGTACCATACCATGCAAAGGCGTGGCGGACCCAGGAGTATTTGCAGGGCTTCCTCCACCCCCTTTTAAGAATTTTTGGGTTCTTGCCAAGGGTGAGGCTGGGAGGCTGCCCAGGCATTGTGAAATCAGGACTGATAAATCCCATCCAATAGTTGGGACTTGAGTGAGAAGCAAGAATGCAAAAGTCCAAGAACCTGGGGGGATATTGGTTAGATTTCTGGATCAGGCGGTTTTGGGAGAAGGCAGAGGATAGTGGGATAAATTAATGAAACCAGATCTCCATTCATTGAAGATCCTGTGCTAAGCAGACATTCTTATCTGAGGCAGGGGgaggtggtttgtttgtttttttttggttttttttttttgagttggcCAGATCTGGATCAAGCTTCCTGCTTCCCTTAGGGACAAGGAGAACAGCAGAAAAGCGAATGCTGCCTATCATAAGCTGGATCTAGATAAGCTGTTCTCCAGAGATTTCTCAGGGAGAAGGTAGAGCTGCCTGGCTGCGGAGTCAAAGGGGGTCTTCCTGAGAGAAATGAGACTCTCTTGGGGGCTAGTTGGTATTCTTTACCCCCGTTTCTCTATCTTTTTCAGCAGAATCAGCACGTAGGGTGAGCCTGACAGGTTAATAAGCACCGACAGCCATGTAGACTACAATTAACAACACACCTCCTGGATCCCAATCTTGATCTTGCGTCATTTCCTAGTAGTACAGGGTTCagtaagggggtggggtggggtgagagggaCTGGCTGTGCCTTGTGTGACCTCAGCTCAGAACTGGATGAATGTCAGGCATTCGAGCCATTAGGAGCTGAGGGTCATGACCTTGTTCTAGGATATATCTGCTCACTATGGAGAAAGACAGCTTGGTAGGACAACCAAGAAACACCTAGGCCTCAGGTTTGCTCCCATGCTGGTACTCCCAGGGCTCTGGTACTCACAGCTCTGACACCTCAGCGCGCTCTTCTGCTCGCTCCAGCTCGCCCTCAAGGATGACTAACTTACGGGCTACCTGCGAAGAGAAAAACCAAGGGCTTGGTCTTCTCCTCACATACGTCACATCCCCAACATCtgcccatttttttcctctgtacatttttatgatctccttaGGTGGCAGAGAAGACAGCAGAGCTTTGTCGGAGTTATCCTTaaagtacaatttaaaaaatgtatggtCCTATTTTATAAGTTAGTCTTAGAGACAGTTGCCTGGGGGgcactgagagttaagtgacttgcccagggttataaagCCAATgtggtaggatctgaacccaggcctcctgactctgaggctaactttctatccactacaccatgctgcctctccaagCACTATACAGATTATTAACATTACCTGCAGAGGGATCACAGACCTAGAAGTGGAAGGCATTTCAGAGGCCACCAAGTATAAAACCCTCATtttgaggatgaggaaactgaggctcaaggagattATGttactcacccaaggtcacagaaatagtgtcagaggcaagattcgaacccaggtcctctgacttcagaaccagtgctctttccactggaccaggTAGGTAAATCCAGCAGAAGCCTGTCAGATCCTTCGCAATATTATACCCCCACACAGACTCTAGGTTTTATCCATAAGATTCTACAAACTGGAAAATGGAATGGACCAATTCTCTGAACACCAGATACCAAAAGGCCACTTGGTGCCTTCACTAGCACTTCCCTAGTTGCCAGCTGCTTTAGCTTTAGTGGAAATGGGCTTCTATCCAAAGAACTATCTCTGGGTAAACAAACATGAAGACAGAAGGGGCCAATCCAACTCACCAAGAGCTTCCTTTAGGAAGGCCCCTTCGggttctttctcattttccccacttcCTGTGACACTGGCCCCTAGGCCTTACCTCCTCATATTTGCGATCAGCCTCCTCTGCGATATGCTTGGCTTCCTTCAACTGCATCTCCtgaatttccattttctcttcatcCTTCATTGCCCGGTTCTCAATCACCTTCATTCCTCTGTGGAGAGCCAACAGAGACTCCTCTTTGTCCAGGCTTTTTCCTTACATGATCATTTCAAACAATACCCCAGGTCCAGAAATGCACTAACTCGGAACTCAGTTCTAACGGGGTATAGTAGAAATAGCAGAGCCCTTAGAATGCAGTGAcggggctgggagggccctgagaACACAGGATATCagtctgggagggcccttagaccATAGGGTATCAAAGCTAGGAGGGCCTTTAGGACATGGGATGTCAGGGCTAGgatggcccttagaacacagaacatttgGGTTGGGAGGGACACTGGAATGTAAAACCTAAAATGTTACAGCCATAAGGAACTTGAGAATGTAGAGTTGGGATAGGAGAACATAAGATCTGGAAGGGACGCCATAATAGAATGTTTGAGCCAGAAGGGAGTTGAtgacataggatcataaatttggcCTCTAGGGTCCCTACCGGCTGTATCTAGCCCAATTTCTATGTCTTTTAGATGAGGGAGATGAGGGGGCTGAGGCTCATGGGGGAAAGTGACTGCCCATGGCTATACAACCAATTAAGtaacagaggcaggatctgaattcaggctTTCCTTATTTCCAGTTCACTACTCTATCCATGAAagccagaagagacctttgaATACACAACGAAGAGCTAGAAGTGGCCTTAGAAGCCATCAGTTCCAACATCTATCGTTTTAAAATGGGAGGAGACCAGGTGATGGAGTCCATCTCGTCTATCAttatgcaaatgaggaaactgaggctcagggggattcagtgacttacccaaagtcagaGGTAGTAtcaaaagcaagatttgaacctaggtccacTGACTCCAGAAtgggtgctcttttttttttttttttggcagggcaatgagggttaagtgacttgcccagggtcacacagctattaagtgtcaagtgtctgaggctggatttgaactcaggtcctcctgaatccagggctggtgctttatccactgcaccacctagctgcctgttttccagatattattatccccatattacagatgaggaaactgacacttgTAGAGGCATGGCCCCAGAGACTTGAACCCCTGTCTCCTGGATCCAAGTTGCTGCCATACCTATCTCTACAGAATCTTCCTTATTAGACTAAGTATATTTGGTACCTAATTGTGGGagccatttcccccatatccttcAAATGGGAAGTGCTTTATCATAGAAAGAGTTTTAGATTAGGAAATCAGGACACTTGGGATGGGCTCCTAGCCCTGCTGTctgatgtgtgaccctaggcatgtcacaacctctctgtacctcattCCCCatatccataaaatagggatagggtggctaggtggtgcagtagataaagcatgggccctggagtcaggagtacctgagttcaaatccagcctcagacacttgatacttactagctgtgtgaccgtgggcaagtcacttaaccccaattgcctcactaaaaaaaaaaaaaaagaatgtgagttcCATAAAATAGGGATGGGTGTGGTTGGCATACATGACCCCTGAGGCCcttcaaggtaaaaaaaaaagtcttcgggcagttaggtggcacagtggataaagcactagccctggattca includes:
- the TPM4 gene encoding tropomyosin alpha-4 chain isoform X2; its protein translation is MEAIKKKMQMLKLDKENAIDRAEQAEADKKAAEDKCKQVEEELVILQKKLKGTEDELDKYSEDLKDAQEKLELTDKKATDAEGDVAALNRRIQLVEEELDRAQERLATALQKLEEAEKAADESERGMKVIENRAMKDEEKMEIQEMQLKEAKHIAEEADRKYEEVARKLVILEGELERAEERAEVSELKCGDLEEELKNVTNNLKSLEAASEKYSEKEDKYEEEIKLLSDKLKEAETRAEFAERTVAKLEKTIDDLEDELYAQKLKYKAISEELDHALNDMTSL
- the TPM4 gene encoding tropomyosin alpha-4 chain isoform X4 encodes the protein MAGLNSLEAVKRKIQALQQQADEAEDRAQSLQRELDGEREQREKAEGDVAALNRRIQLVEEELDRAQERLATALQKLEEAEKAADESERGMKVIENRAMKDEEKMEIQEMQLKEAKHIAEEADRKYEEVARKLVILEGELERAEERAEVSELKCGDLEEELKNVTNNLKSLEAASEKYSEKEDKYEEEIKLLSDKLKEAETRAEFAERTVAKLEKTIDDLEDELYAQKLKYKAISEELDHALNDMTSL
- the TPM4 gene encoding tropomyosin alpha-4 chain isoform X3 is translated as MAGLNSLEAVKRKIQALQQQADEAEDRAQSLQRELDGEREQREKAEGDVAALNRRIQLVEEELDRAQERLATALQKLEEAEKAADESERGMKVIENRAMKDEEKMEIQEMQLKEAKHIAEEADRKYEEVARKLVILEGELERAEERAEVSELKCGDLEEELKNVTNNLKSLEAASEKYSEKEDKYEEEIKLLSDKLKEAETRAEFAERTVAKLEKTIDDLEEKLAQAKEENVGLHQTLDQTLNELNCI